The Medicago truncatula cultivar Jemalong A17 chromosome 4, MtrunA17r5.0-ANR, whole genome shotgun sequence genome includes a region encoding these proteins:
- the LOC25492858 gene encoding rop guanine nucleotide exchange factor 1, producing the protein MGSVSSEDVSERCGSYSPSADISESESSSSFYGRRFDAEGASSSANLSPRQLAAHFNLPATAQVMLPVIGGKDVAVWDHKRDLDLTEVEMMKERFAKLLLGEDMSGGGKGVCTALAISNAITNLSATVFGELWRLEPLAPQKKAMWRREMEWLLCVSDSIVELVPSVQQFPGGGTYEVMATRPRSDLYINLPALKKLDGMLLSMLDGFCDTQFWYVDRGIVLGDSKDCDDYGRPSVRQEEKWWLPSPKLPPNGLCEDDRKRLQQCRDCTNQILKAAMAINSSVLAEMEIPAAYVESLPRNGKACLGDIIYRYITAGQFSSECLLDCLDLSSEHHTQDIANRIEAAIHVWRLKDYKKLKKSGKARRSWGGKVKSLVADGEKNHFLVQRAETLLQSLKRRFPGLPQTALDMAKIQYNKDVGQSILESYSRVMESLAFNIMARIDDVLYVDDTVKRSAAADSILFGRGGFGGLPIQKRMTPSPFSIQHTPYASPFATPSFCSSSPVSGSPCSPRRTHDVKRNAKGKDSKAGKLASTDYEKVWSYAGNLSARRNSGEAPERD; encoded by the exons ATGGGAAGTGTTTCGTCGGAAGATGTTTCAGAGCGATGTGGAAGTTACAGTCCGAGTGCTGACATCAGCGAATCGGAAAGTTCTAGCAGCTTCTACGGCCGACGTTTCGACGCGGAAGGAGCTTCCAGCTCGGCAAATCTCTCGCCACGTCAGCTCGCCGCTCATTTCAACTTGCCGGCGACGGCGCAGGTTATGCTTCCGGTCATCGGTGGGAAAGATGTTGCTGTTTGGGATCACAAACGTGACTTGGATTTGACCG AAGTTGAAATGATGAAGGAACGTTTTGCAAAGTTGCTTTTAGGAGAAGATATGTCCGGTGGTGGAAAAGGGGTTTGCACTGCACTTGCAATCTCTAATGCCATCACAAATCTCTCCg CGACTGTGTTTGGTGAATTATGGAGGTTGGAGCCACTAGCACCACAGAAAAAAGCAATGTGGCGAAGGGAAATGGAATGGCTACTTTGCGTGAGTGATTCAATAGTCGAGTTGGTGCCTTCTGTGCAGCAATTTCCAGGTGGTGGAACCTATGAAGTGATGGCGACGCGGCCTCGCTCTGATTTGTACATCAATCTTCCTGCTTTGAAGAAGCTTGATGGAATGTTGCTTAGTATGTTGGATGGATTTTGTGATACTCAGTTTTGGTATGTTGATAGAGGGATTGTGTTGGGTGATTCTAAGGATTGTGATGATTATGGTAGACCTTCTGTTAGGCAAGAAGAGAAATGGTGGCTTCCTTCTCCTAAGCTTCCGCCGAATGGGTTATGTGAGGATGATAGGAAAAGGTTGCAGCAGTGTAGGGATTGTACGAACCAGATACTTAAGGCTGCCATGGCGATTAATAGTTCTGTTCTCGCTGAAATGGAAATTCCTGCTGCTTATGTAGAATCCTTGCCAAGG AATGGCAAAGCTTGTCTTGGGGATATAATATACCGGTACATAACTGCTGGTCAGTTTTCCTCTGAATGTCTTCTGGATTGCTTGGATTTATCATCTGAGCACCACACACAAGATATAGCTAATAGAATTGAGGCTGCTATACATGTATGGAGGTTGAAAGACTATAAGAAACTTAAAAAATCGGGGAAAGCCAGACGGTCTTGGGGTGGAAAGGTAAAGAGCCTTGTCGCTGATGGTGAGAAGAACCACTTTCTTGTCCAACGGGCAGAGACACTACTGCAAAGCTTGAAACGCCGATTTCCCGGGCTTCCTCAAACAGCGCTAGACATGGCCAAGATACAGTATAATAAG GATGTAGGGCAGTCTATTCTTGAGAGTTATTCCAGGGTGATGGAGAGCTTGGCCTTTAACATAATGGCCAGGATCGATGATGTCCTTTATGTAGACGATACTGTAAAACGAAGTGCAGCTGCAGATTCTATCTTGTTCGGCAGGGGAGGTTTTGGTGGTCTGCCTATTCAAAAGCGAATGACTCCCAGCCCCTTCTCAATTCAACATACCCCATACGCCTCTCCTTTTGCTACCCCATCATTCTGTTCCTCCTCTCCTGTTAGTGGGAGTCCTTGCAGTCCACGCAGGACACATGATGTAAAGAGGAACGCTAAGGGTAAAGATTCCAAGGCCGGAAAGTTGGCTTCGACTGATTATGAGAAGGTATGGTCATACGCGGGAAACCTCAGCGCAAGAAGAAATTCTGGTGAGGCTCCAGAAAGAGACTGA